A genomic window from Glaciihabitans sp. INWT7 includes:
- a CDS encoding acyltransferase family protein translates to MTSTATAPAPRKQRVPLWDNARFACVALVVVGHGVQRLTADNDRALVVYLFIYAFHMPAFALISGYFSNAAPPSSRQMKRVITDILLPYVIMQTIWTVVQYLVEGTTSANPTTPHWTLWFLLALGVFRLVLPYLVLLRWPLLLSVLFSIGVGYFSNVDSTFSLSRAIGILPFFVLGWQLRQWKLVEKWHVIERQTWLIRGVAIAVFAAWAVSLVLFIDFWKSIDVHWLFYDDSYDGLGQTDWWAGLVRLAFLLLATLLSAAFFVLVPRSETWITGFGQATMYVYLLHSFILYPLRETGILKNDPTPDLLLVAVILAGIAISIALASPLIRRIFRPIIEPKPRWLFIELDTGKERKPAGPSRKDPTGSTRDR, encoded by the coding sequence ATGACGAGCACCGCCACCGCCCCTGCCCCACGAAAGCAGCGGGTTCCGCTGTGGGACAACGCGCGGTTCGCCTGCGTCGCCCTGGTCGTTGTGGGGCACGGGGTGCAGCGGCTCACCGCCGACAACGATCGCGCTCTCGTGGTCTACCTGTTCATCTATGCCTTCCACATGCCCGCATTCGCCCTGATCAGCGGCTACTTCTCGAACGCCGCCCCGCCGAGCTCCCGGCAGATGAAACGCGTGATCACCGACATCCTGCTGCCCTATGTGATCATGCAGACGATCTGGACCGTCGTGCAGTACCTGGTGGAGGGCACGACGAGCGCCAACCCCACCACGCCGCACTGGACTCTGTGGTTCCTGCTCGCCCTCGGGGTGTTCCGGCTCGTGCTGCCCTACCTCGTGCTGCTGCGCTGGCCACTGCTCTTGTCCGTGCTTTTTTCCATCGGTGTGGGGTACTTCAGCAATGTCGACAGCACCTTCTCGCTCTCGCGAGCCATCGGCATCCTGCCCTTCTTCGTGCTCGGCTGGCAGTTGCGCCAGTGGAAGCTCGTAGAGAAGTGGCATGTCATCGAGCGGCAAACCTGGCTCATCCGCGGGGTCGCGATCGCGGTCTTCGCCGCGTGGGCGGTCTCACTGGTGCTCTTCATCGACTTCTGGAAGTCGATCGACGTGCACTGGCTCTTCTATGACGACTCCTACGACGGACTGGGCCAGACGGACTGGTGGGCCGGGCTGGTGCGACTCGCATTCCTGCTGCTCGCGACGCTGCTGAGCGCCGCCTTCTTCGTGCTGGTGCCCCGCTCGGAGACCTGGATCACCGGCTTCGGCCAGGCCACCATGTACGTGTACCTGCTGCACAGTTTCATCCTCTACCCCCTGCGCGAGACGGGGATCCTCAAGAACGATCCGACCCCCGATCTGCTACTCGTCGCCGTGATCCTCGCCGGCATCGCGATCTCGATCGCCCTCGCGAGCCCGCTCATCCGTCGCATCTTCCGCCCGATCATCGAGCCGAAGCCGCGCTGGTTGTTCATCGAGCTCGATACCGGAAAGGAGAGAAAGCCGGCCGGACCCTCGCGAAAGGATCCGACCGGCTCGACCCGGGACCGGTGA
- a CDS encoding endo alpha-1,4 polygalactosaminidase, giving the protein MRAPSSLFTIASAALAVTAVVLGVGLAQSAQAATVALPPVNGQFDYQIGGAYTPSGSVSIVDRDRSASPVAGKYNICYVNAYQTQPDEASFWTSNHSNLLVKRANGTNLTDPDWPGEFILDTSTAAKRSSIATIVNGWIDGCKTKGFQAIEPDNLDSWTRSLNKLTKANNVAYATLLATHAHSIGLAIAQKNTSELGSAGKTSVGFDFAIAEECQVYSECGSYTGPYGNHVIEIEYTDNARSAYTKACAAQGKSISVILRDRDVVAKGQSAYRYEYC; this is encoded by the coding sequence ATGAGAGCTCCTTCTTCACTGTTCACCATCGCTTCTGCGGCACTGGCGGTCACCGCCGTCGTGCTCGGAGTCGGTCTGGCCCAGTCCGCGCAGGCGGCGACAGTCGCGCTTCCGCCGGTCAACGGCCAGTTCGATTATCAGATCGGTGGCGCCTACACGCCCTCGGGATCGGTATCGATCGTCGATCGCGACCGCAGTGCGAGTCCGGTCGCCGGCAAATACAACATCTGTTACGTCAACGCCTACCAGACCCAGCCCGATGAAGCATCGTTCTGGACCTCGAACCACAGCAACCTGCTCGTGAAGCGTGCCAACGGCACCAACCTCACGGATCCGGACTGGCCCGGCGAGTTCATCCTCGACACCTCGACCGCAGCGAAGCGCTCGAGCATCGCAACGATCGTGAATGGCTGGATCGACGGCTGCAAGACGAAAGGTTTTCAGGCCATCGAGCCCGACAACCTCGACTCCTGGACCCGGTCCCTCAACAAACTGACCAAGGCGAACAACGTGGCCTATGCGACATTGCTCGCCACCCATGCCCATTCCATCGGACTCGCCATCGCCCAGAAGAACACGTCGGAACTCGGCTCTGCGGGAAAGACCTCTGTCGGTTTCGACTTCGCCATCGCCGAGGAATGCCAGGTCTACTCCGAGTGCGGCAGCTACACGGGGCCCTACGGGAACCACGTCATCGAGATCGAATACACGGACAATGCCCGTAGCGCCTATACAAAGGCCTGCGCGGCCCAGGGCAAGAGCATCTCGGTGATCCTGCGGGACCGTGACGTCGTGGCGAAGGGACAGTCGGCCTACCGCTACGAGTACTGCTAG
- a CDS encoding LCP family protein, with protein sequence MPSTRMPPVARHGRLPRSRPAVTVLAFLASALAVVLVSVGAVAGFAVYDVAKSVQPGVKLIGQTDGPPPDIGSFEGGINVLVAASDSGGGDVGTYGKRGEHLNDVTMLLHVSADHSNATVVSFPRDLIVPIASCPNPKGGNFPSQTNKINVALTYGGLPCIVKTVENLTGLTIPYAALTEFQGVVGLSNAVGGVTVCIAKAIHDEQIHFDLDAGQRTLVGQDAVQFLRVRYGVGDGSDLARISNQQLFLSALVRKIKTPETLGNPVKDYALAKAVIDNTTRSDSLNNLTTLVSMALAVKDISFDKVVFVQYPGSYGSAAGQNGVLPIRSAAEVLFTALKNDQPVSLTGKTGDGTTNDPSATTARDPGASTPASGAATTAPGVALPSSATGQTAAQATCTKGQRAKG encoded by the coding sequence ATGCCAAGCACCCGCATGCCTCCCGTTGCCCGCCACGGTCGGCTGCCGCGCTCCCGGCCCGCGGTCACGGTGCTCGCTTTCCTCGCTTCTGCGCTTGCGGTGGTGCTGGTCAGCGTCGGCGCGGTCGCCGGCTTCGCGGTCTACGACGTCGCGAAGAGCGTGCAACCGGGAGTGAAACTCATCGGGCAGACCGACGGGCCCCCACCGGACATCGGGAGTTTCGAGGGAGGCATCAACGTGCTGGTCGCCGCGAGCGACAGCGGCGGCGGGGATGTCGGCACCTATGGAAAGCGCGGCGAACACCTCAATGACGTGACCATGCTCCTTCACGTCTCCGCCGACCACAGCAACGCGACGGTCGTGAGCTTCCCCCGCGACCTGATCGTGCCGATCGCGTCCTGCCCGAACCCCAAGGGCGGCAACTTTCCGTCGCAGACCAATAAGATCAACGTCGCGCTCACCTACGGCGGGTTGCCCTGCATCGTGAAGACCGTCGAGAATCTCACCGGCCTCACGATCCCCTATGCCGCGCTCACCGAGTTCCAGGGAGTGGTCGGTCTCTCCAATGCCGTCGGCGGTGTCACGGTCTGCATCGCCAAGGCCATCCATGACGAGCAGATCCACTTCGACCTCGATGCCGGCCAGCGCACGCTCGTCGGCCAGGATGCCGTGCAGTTCCTGCGGGTGCGGTACGGCGTCGGCGACGGCAGCGACCTCGCCCGAATCAGCAACCAGCAGCTCTTCCTCTCCGCGCTCGTGCGCAAGATAAAGACACCCGAGACCCTGGGCAACCCGGTGAAGGACTACGCGCTCGCCAAGGCCGTGATCGACAACACCACCCGCTCGGATTCTCTGAACAACCTCACCACTCTCGTGAGCATGGCTCTCGCGGTCAAAGACATCAGCTTCGACAAGGTGGTCTTCGTGCAGTATCCCGGCAGTTATGGTTCCGCGGCAGGCCAGAACGGGGTGCTGCCGATCCGCAGCGCCGCCGAGGTGCTGTTCACCGCATTGAAGAACGACCAGCCGGTGTCGCTCACCGGCAAGACGGGAGACGGCACGACGAACGATCCTTCGGCGACGACGGCTCGGGATCCGGGTGCCTCCACTCCGGCGAGCGGAGCGGCGACCACCGCACCGGGAGTCGCCCTTCCGAGCAGTGCGACCGGGCAGACTGCCGCGCAGGCGACCTGCACAAAGGGGCAGCGCGCCAAAGGCTGA
- a CDS encoding uracil-DNA glycosylase gives MTEDTGAGSTPSVLTGSIDPEWASALRPVSGVISKLQEFLDGEVASGRGYLPAEGNVFRAFTSPFSRVKVLIVGQDPYPGLGHPIGLSFAVDRAVRPIPRSLWNIYKELRSDVGVTPPPHGDLSAWSDQGVMLLNRVLTVEPGKSGSHRRKGWETVTATAIHALAERGGPLVAILWGKDAIALEPMLGSVPVIKSVHPSPLSAGGGFFGSHPFSRANAALLSQGASPIDWTIPA, from the coding sequence GTGACCGAGGACACGGGCGCGGGATCGACCCCCTCGGTTCTGACCGGCTCCATCGACCCGGAATGGGCGAGTGCGCTCCGGCCGGTCTCCGGGGTGATCTCGAAACTCCAGGAGTTCCTCGACGGCGAGGTCGCATCCGGTCGCGGGTACCTTCCCGCCGAGGGGAACGTCTTCCGGGCATTCACGTCTCCGTTTTCGCGGGTGAAGGTGCTCATCGTCGGACAGGATCCGTATCCGGGACTCGGGCATCCGATCGGACTGTCCTTCGCCGTCGACCGGGCCGTGCGGCCGATTCCGCGGAGCCTCTGGAACATCTACAAGGAACTGCGGAGCGACGTCGGGGTCACGCCTCCTCCGCACGGAGACCTCAGCGCCTGGTCGGATCAGGGGGTCATGCTTCTCAACCGCGTGCTGACCGTCGAGCCGGGTAAATCCGGATCGCACCGTCGCAAAGGGTGGGAGACCGTGACGGCGACAGCCATCCATGCGCTTGCCGAGCGGGGCGGCCCACTTGTTGCGATCCTGTGGGGGAAGGATGCCATCGCCCTCGAGCCGATGCTCGGCTCGGTTCCCGTGATCAAGTCCGTGCATCCGAGCCCGCTCTCGGCCGGGGGAGGGTTCTTCGGATCGCACCCGTTCAGCCGGGCGAATGCCGCACTCCTTTCGCAGGGAGCCTCACCGATCGACTGGACGATCCCGGCGTAA
- a CDS encoding SDR family NAD(P)-dependent oxidoreductase, translated as MTSRRVVVTGASSGIGAATVRLFRSQGWDVVGVARRTDRLEALAAETGADIFTADVTDQAQVDALRDYLAHLGPVHALVNNAGGAFGMASVEESDAEDWVRMFDVNVVAVKRVTSALLPLLRAAAALPDAAGVAHADILTVTSIAGHIAYEGGGGYNAAKFAAHALVGVLRLELAGEPIRVLEVAPGMVKTDEFSLVRFAGDQARADAVYDNVANPLHAEDIAEAIVHAIELPGFVNLDLVTIKPVAQAAPHKVIRGALAPKL; from the coding sequence GTGACGTCACGACGCGTGGTGGTAACCGGTGCGAGTTCGGGAATCGGAGCGGCGACGGTGCGGCTGTTCCGCTCGCAGGGCTGGGATGTGGTGGGCGTGGCCCGCCGCACCGACCGGCTGGAGGCGCTCGCCGCGGAGACCGGTGCCGACATCTTCACCGCCGACGTCACCGACCAGGCGCAGGTCGACGCACTCCGGGACTACCTCGCCCACCTCGGTCCGGTGCACGCTCTCGTCAACAACGCGGGTGGCGCCTTCGGAATGGCCTCGGTCGAAGAGAGCGATGCCGAGGACTGGGTGCGCATGTTCGACGTGAACGTGGTCGCCGTCAAGCGGGTCACGAGTGCCCTCCTCCCGCTGTTGCGGGCCGCGGCCGCGCTGCCGGATGCCGCGGGCGTCGCCCATGCCGACATCCTCACCGTCACGTCGATCGCCGGCCACATCGCCTACGAGGGCGGTGGCGGATACAACGCCGCGAAATTCGCCGCACACGCCCTGGTCGGCGTGCTGCGGCTGGAGCTCGCCGGCGAGCCGATCCGGGTGCTCGAGGTGGCCCCCGGCATGGTGAAGACCGACGAGTTCTCTCTCGTGCGCTTCGCGGGAGATCAGGCACGGGCCGATGCCGTCTACGACAACGTGGCGAACCCCCTGCATGCCGAGGACATCGCCGAGGCGATCGTGCACGCGATCGAACTTCCCGGATTCGTGAACCTCGACCTCGTCACGATCAAACCGGTGGCACAGGCCGCCCCGCACAAGGTGATCAGGGGAGCTCTCGCACCGAAGCTGTAG
- a CDS encoding phosphoribosyltransferase has translation MTIDEEHTPDREILGWDEFGEASRELAAQVHGSGFVPDMVVAIARGGLLLAGSVAYALDVKSCGAINVEFYTGVDLRLAEPVLLSPMLDTPSVSGQKVLLVDDVSDSGRTLAMVLELLVKAGADVRSLCLYSKPQTVLEPDFVWRRTSKWIAFPWSSLPPVTV, from the coding sequence ATGACAATCGATGAAGAGCACACCCCGGATCGCGAGATCCTGGGCTGGGACGAGTTCGGCGAGGCGAGTCGCGAGCTGGCGGCCCAGGTGCACGGGAGCGGATTCGTGCCCGACATGGTGGTGGCCATCGCCCGCGGGGGCCTGCTGCTCGCCGGATCGGTCGCCTACGCGCTCGATGTGAAGAGCTGCGGCGCCATCAACGTGGAGTTCTACACCGGGGTGGACCTTCGTCTGGCCGAGCCGGTGTTGCTGTCACCGATGCTCGACACGCCCTCCGTCTCCGGGCAGAAGGTGCTGCTGGTCGACGACGTCTCGGACTCCGGTCGCACCCTCGCGATGGTCCTCGAGCTGCTGGTCAAGGCGGGGGCGGATGTGCGCAGCCTCTGTCTGTACTCCAAGCCGCAGACCGTGCTCGAGCCCGACTTCGTCTGGCGGAGGACATCCAAGTGGATCGCCTTCCCCTGGTCGTCCCTCCCCCCGGTCACCGTGTGA
- a CDS encoding amidase, with amino-acid sequence MFELHHLSAQEQWDWLQRGEISPVELTRHYLDRIERLDEHLGAFVTVTPEAAIERAASLAARVPKTAPLWGLPLGDKDLVNRAGVRTGYGSRLMQDFVPERSDAIVEVLDAAGAVSLGKTSAPEFGLPSYTESLVAPPARTPWNTALGAGGSSGGAAVAVAAGLLPFAPGSDGGGSVRIPAAACGLVGLKPSRGLVPSGTGLSSLGGLVVPGPLARTVADAAMLLDALIEGGDYPFTVRAPRWDGGALLNAAVRGEGRFQLGVMTTSPWDDAYDIEIAPEASAALALAVSELDAIGHGIEDFALEPDDSYAPNFCTIWQAGAASIPAEGEQLELLEPLTKWLVLRGRQVSARELSSALGALVEFERSIIRQFRRFDAVITPSLAMTPRPVGWYDAEDAERNFAQQVQYTPFTSFANVTGLPAITLPVSQTADDVPMGVQLVGRPGGEHVLLAIGAQLERRLQWQRRHPPQW; translated from the coding sequence GTGTTCGAACTCCACCACCTCAGTGCCCAGGAACAATGGGACTGGTTGCAGCGCGGCGAGATCTCTCCCGTCGAACTCACCCGGCACTACCTCGACCGTATAGAACGGCTCGACGAGCATCTCGGCGCCTTCGTGACGGTGACCCCGGAGGCGGCCATCGAACGCGCCGCTTCCCTCGCCGCCCGGGTGCCCAAGACCGCACCGCTCTGGGGGCTGCCGCTCGGCGACAAGGACCTCGTCAACCGGGCCGGGGTGCGCACCGGGTATGGATCACGACTCATGCAGGACTTCGTGCCCGAGCGCTCCGATGCCATCGTGGAGGTACTGGATGCCGCGGGCGCGGTGAGCCTCGGCAAGACCAGCGCGCCGGAGTTCGGGCTCCCTTCCTACACCGAGAGCCTCGTCGCCCCGCCCGCGCGCACGCCGTGGAACACCGCCCTCGGGGCCGGAGGCTCCAGCGGGGGAGCGGCGGTGGCCGTCGCGGCCGGACTGCTGCCCTTCGCCCCCGGTTCCGACGGCGGCGGCTCGGTGCGCATTCCCGCGGCAGCATGCGGCCTGGTCGGCCTCAAACCCTCCCGCGGCCTCGTGCCAAGCGGCACGGGGCTGAGCTCCCTCGGCGGCCTCGTCGTACCGGGACCGCTCGCGCGAACGGTGGCGGATGCCGCGATGCTGCTCGATGCGCTCATCGAGGGCGGGGACTACCCCTTCACCGTGCGGGCGCCCCGCTGGGACGGCGGAGCCCTGCTCAACGCCGCAGTACGCGGCGAGGGTCGGTTCCAGCTCGGCGTGATGACGACCTCGCCCTGGGACGACGCCTACGACATCGAGATCGCGCCAGAAGCATCCGCTGCCCTCGCCCTCGCCGTGTCGGAGCTCGACGCCATCGGGCATGGTATCGAGGACTTCGCTCTCGAACCGGACGACTCTTACGCCCCGAACTTCTGCACCATCTGGCAGGCCGGCGCTGCGAGCATCCCCGCGGAGGGTGAGCAGCTCGAGCTTCTCGAGCCGCTCACGAAGTGGCTGGTGCTGCGGGGAAGGCAGGTGTCGGCCCGGGAGTTGTCGAGCGCCCTCGGTGCCCTCGTCGAGTTCGAGCGGTCGATCATCCGTCAGTTCCGCCGGTTCGACGCTGTAATCACCCCCAGCCTGGCGATGACGCCCCGCCCGGTCGGCTGGTACGACGCGGAGGATGCGGAGCGCAATTTCGCCCAGCAGGTGCAGTACACGCCCTTCACGTCGTTCGCGAACGTGACCGGCCTTCCGGCCATCACGTTGCCGGTCTCGCAGACCGCGGACGATGTGCCGATGGGAGTGCAGTTGGTCGGGCGTCCGGGAGGCGAGCACGTGTTGCTGGCGATCGGTGCGCAACTCGAGCGACGATTGCAGTGGCAGCGGCGGCATCCGCCACAGTGGTGA
- a CDS encoding MFS transporter translates to MTTVRTKAGAITFGLIGYLFLVEIVSGILQGYYVPLISDLVKYLQIRDADFNWFEAAQLLLSALVVPILAKLGDMFGHKRILLVSTVLTAGASWALVLADNFTTFLIAWALQGFYVVWLPLEVALIFDRGRRTGRGASQTRRAAGFLVVALEAGAIVGALLGGRVFGWFGENVPLTLAIPAIAVTLVFFAVLFGVPESTPLPGRRLDVVGFSLLTIGLLLITSGLTFLRLNGLEAWWVYILIVLGLLVFVPFGLYELKQDDPAIDLRVLRQPNMWPVQLTAGLIGISLLGAQAPLSAYAGTDRANGYGLGLDSGDRSTLIGVYLISMIGGALLFPLVSRWLSPRVALIIAAFLVATGYLLFVPFHLETWEVFLNMFIAGIGSGALVGAMPAAAAAAAPRGQTGIAAALTNTTKTIGGSFASAIFGIVLAMGVLTAATTTASSLSGYLTVWIICGVGALVAAVLLFFVPKLAFADVADELPSGATASVRELP, encoded by the coding sequence ATGACAACCGTGCGCACGAAGGCCGGGGCGATCACCTTCGGCCTGATCGGCTACCTGTTCCTGGTCGAGATCGTGAGCGGCATCCTGCAGGGCTATTACGTGCCCCTGATCAGCGACCTGGTGAAATACCTCCAGATACGGGATGCCGACTTCAACTGGTTCGAGGCGGCACAGCTGCTGCTCTCCGCGCTCGTCGTGCCGATCCTGGCAAAACTCGGCGACATGTTCGGGCACAAGCGCATCCTGCTGGTCTCGACGGTGCTCACGGCCGGGGCGAGCTGGGCTCTCGTCTTAGCAGACAACTTCACCACCTTCCTCATCGCGTGGGCCCTTCAGGGCTTCTACGTCGTCTGGCTTCCGCTCGAGGTGGCACTCATCTTCGACCGTGGCCGGCGCACCGGCAGGGGCGCATCCCAGACGCGACGCGCCGCGGGTTTCCTCGTAGTAGCGCTCGAGGCCGGGGCGATCGTCGGCGCGTTGCTTGGCGGACGGGTCTTCGGATGGTTCGGAGAGAACGTGCCGCTCACGCTCGCCATCCCGGCGATCGCCGTCACGCTGGTCTTCTTCGCGGTGCTGTTCGGCGTGCCGGAGTCGACTCCGCTGCCGGGGCGACGCCTCGATGTGGTCGGTTTCAGCCTGCTCACCATCGGGCTGTTGCTGATCACTTCCGGCCTGACCTTCCTGCGGCTCAACGGACTCGAGGCGTGGTGGGTGTACATCCTCATCGTGCTCGGGTTGCTGGTGTTCGTGCCGTTCGGGCTCTACGAGCTGAAGCAGGACGACCCGGCGATCGACCTTCGGGTGCTTCGCCAGCCGAACATGTGGCCGGTGCAGCTCACCGCCGGCCTCATCGGCATCAGCCTGCTGGGGGCGCAGGCCCCGCTCAGCGCCTATGCGGGCACGGACAGGGCCAACGGCTACGGCCTCGGTCTCGACTCCGGAGACCGCTCCACTCTCATCGGGGTGTATCTCATCTCGATGATCGGGGGCGCGCTGCTCTTTCCGCTCGTGTCCCGCTGGCTCTCTCCGCGGGTGGCCCTCATCATCGCCGCCTTCCTCGTCGCCACCGGCTACCTGCTGTTCGTACCGTTCCACCTGGAGACCTGGGAGGTGTTCCTCAACATGTTCATCGCCGGCATCGGATCCGGAGCACTGGTCGGCGCGATGCCGGCGGCCGCCGCTGCGGCGGCACCTCGCGGACAGACCGGAATCGCCGCAGCGCTCACCAACACGACCAAGACGATCGGCGGGTCGTTCGCCTCGGCGATCTTCGGGATCGTGCTCGCCATGGGCGTGCTCACCGCGGCGACGACCACAGCCTCGAGCCTCAGCGGCTACCTCACCGTGTGGATCATCTGCGGCGTCGGCGCCCTCGTGGCCGCCGTTCTGCTCTTCTTCGTGCCGAAGCTCGCCTTCGCGGATGTGGCCGATGAACTGCCCTCTGGCGCTACAGCTTCGGTGCGAGAGCTCCCCTGA
- a CDS encoding multidrug efflux SMR transporter: MGYLFLAGAIVAEVIATTALKFATGDGANKIVPYAIVTVGYIAAFAMLSQSLTKGVPLGIAYAIWAGVGVVLVVVISWLFFKEPLTLVQIAGMVLVIGGVTMLELGGKH, translated from the coding sequence ATGGGATATCTCTTCCTCGCCGGGGCGATCGTGGCCGAAGTGATCGCGACCACGGCCCTCAAATTCGCCACCGGGGACGGCGCGAACAAGATAGTGCCCTACGCGATAGTGACTGTCGGCTACATCGCCGCCTTCGCCATGCTCTCCCAGTCGCTCACCAAGGGGGTGCCTCTCGGCATCGCCTACGCGATCTGGGCCGGCGTGGGAGTCGTGCTGGTTGTCGTGATCAGCTGGCTGTTCTTCAAGGAGCCTCTCACCCTCGTGCAGATCGCCGGAATGGTACTCGTGATCGGCGGCGTCACGATGCTCGAACTCGGTGGAAAGCACTGA
- a CDS encoding TetR/AcrR family transcriptional regulator, whose protein sequence is MESTDVVTTTAKGEARRIALQDAVIRVLEIGGPGAVTHRAVAAEAGVPLAAATYYFASIDDLLVSALLRVTEQQVALFADLDTGSLSDAATVLRDWVYGSRASAIAQYELLFLAMRRDGLREAADVWYRSLEEAIDPVVPDPRRARVVALAIDGLILRMLWRGEPESVTEVEAALRDILQSAVI, encoded by the coding sequence GTGGAAAGCACTGACGTGGTCACCACCACTGCGAAGGGAGAGGCTCGGCGCATCGCCCTGCAGGATGCGGTGATCCGAGTGCTCGAAATCGGCGGACCGGGTGCGGTCACCCACCGCGCCGTCGCCGCCGAGGCCGGCGTGCCCCTCGCCGCGGCCACCTACTATTTCGCCAGCATCGACGATCTGCTGGTGAGTGCGCTTCTGCGGGTCACCGAGCAGCAGGTCGCCCTGTTCGCCGACTTGGACACCGGTTCCCTCTCCGATGCCGCAACCGTGCTGCGGGACTGGGTGTACGGCTCCCGGGCCTCCGCCATCGCGCAATACGAACTCCTCTTCCTCGCCATGCGCCGCGACGGTCTGAGAGAGGCGGCGGATGTCTGGTACCGCTCGCTCGAGGAGGCGATCGACCCCGTCGTTCCCGATCCACGCCGAGCTCGGGTGGTCGCGCTCGCCATCGACGGGCTGATCCTGCGGATGCTCTGGCGCGGCGAGCCGGAGTCGGTGACGGAGGTGGAAGCGGCGCTGCGCGACATCCTGCAGTCTGCTGTTATTTGA
- a CDS encoding GNAT family N-acetyltransferase, which produces MLEEEYQATHRPLEAQRNLPPLEVPFEYSIRDARLEDMPDVREIYNHYVANSTVTFDETPLTLRATRSKFQHLQKLGMPYLVAESPSQQILGYAYVYPWKEKAAYRFTVENSIYLRAASTGKGLGKVLMGELITRSKQAGLKEIIAVIADRGAEASIKMHQDFGFKEIGRMGKVGFKFERWLGTVLMQKSLK; this is translated from the coding sequence ATGCTCGAGGAGGAATACCAGGCCACCCACCGTCCGCTGGAGGCGCAGCGCAACCTGCCACCGCTCGAGGTGCCCTTCGAGTATTCGATCCGGGATGCGCGACTCGAGGACATGCCGGACGTGCGGGAGATCTACAACCACTACGTGGCCAACTCCACTGTCACCTTCGATGAGACTCCGCTCACCCTTCGGGCTACCCGCTCCAAATTCCAGCACCTGCAGAAGCTCGGGATGCCCTACCTCGTTGCCGAGAGTCCGAGCCAGCAGATCCTCGGCTACGCCTACGTCTACCCGTGGAAAGAGAAGGCGGCGTACCGCTTCACCGTGGAGAACTCGATCTACCTGCGCGCGGCGTCGACCGGCAAGGGGCTCGGCAAGGTGCTGATGGGCGAGTTGATCACCCGTTCGAAACAGGCCGGGCTCAAAGAGATCATCGCCGTCATCGCCGATCGCGGTGCCGAGGCCTCCATCAAGATGCACCAGGACTTCGGCTTCAAAGAGATCGGTCGTATGGGCAAGGTCGGTTTCAAGTTCGAGCGCTGGCTCGGCACGGTGCTCATGCAGAAATCGCTCAAATAA